Proteins co-encoded in one Nonlabens agnitus genomic window:
- the gdhA gene encoding NADP-specific glutamate dehydrogenase, whose amino-acid sequence MEKNIQDFIDLVEKRNPNEPEFIQAVTEVAEVVIPFIEENPEYGADKLLERMAEPERVTMFRVPWTDDNNEVQVNRGYRIQMNSAIGPYKGGLRFHPSVNLSILKFLAFEQTFKNSLTTLPMGGGKGGSDFNPKGKSDREVMRFCQSFMTELQRVIGADTDVPAGDIGVGGREIGYMFGQYKKIRNEFTGILTGKGRSYGGSLIRPEATGYGNVYFAENMLKTRNEKIQDKTVVISGSGNVAQYAAEKIIQLGGKVVTMSDSDGFIHDEAGIDGEKLAHIMYIKNEKRGRIKEYLDKYPDAKFHEDARPWSIKCDIALPCATQNELNGDEAKTLVENGCICVGEGANMPCTPEAIEHFLDKKILFSPGKASNAGGVATSGLEMSQNSLRYSWTAEEVDNRLHTIMNDIHEACVKYGTDEDGFTDYVKGANIAGFVKVADAMLAQGVV is encoded by the coding sequence ATGGAAAAAAACATCCAAGATTTTATCGATTTAGTAGAAAAAAGGAATCCCAACGAGCCTGAATTTATTCAAGCCGTCACTGAGGTGGCCGAGGTTGTCATTCCTTTTATTGAAGAAAATCCAGAATATGGTGCAGACAAGTTACTGGAGCGCATGGCAGAGCCAGAGCGCGTGACCATGTTTAGAGTGCCATGGACAGATGATAATAACGAGGTGCAGGTAAACCGTGGTTACCGCATCCAGATGAACAGCGCAATAGGTCCTTATAAAGGTGGTTTGCGTTTTCACCCATCGGTAAACTTGAGCATTCTTAAATTTCTTGCCTTTGAGCAAACGTTTAAGAACAGTTTGACAACGCTACCTATGGGCGGTGGTAAAGGTGGATCTGACTTTAACCCAAAAGGGAAGTCTGACCGTGAGGTGATGCGTTTTTGCCAGTCCTTTATGACAGAACTGCAACGTGTCATAGGTGCCGATACTGACGTACCCGCTGGAGATATAGGTGTAGGTGGTCGTGAGATAGGTTACATGTTTGGCCAGTACAAAAAAATCAGAAATGAATTCACTGGAATTCTTACCGGTAAGGGAAGATCATACGGTGGTTCATTAATACGACCAGAAGCTACCGGTTACGGTAACGTGTACTTTGCAGAAAACATGTTAAAGACCAGAAACGAAAAAATCCAGGACAAGACGGTCGTCATTTCTGGATCAGGAAACGTGGCGCAATACGCTGCAGAAAAGATCATACAATTAGGTGGTAAAGTAGTCACCATGTCAGACTCTGATGGATTTATCCACGACGAGGCTGGAATCGATGGAGAGAAGTTAGCTCACATCATGTATATCAAGAATGAGAAGCGTGGTCGTATCAAGGAATACCTAGATAAATATCCAGATGCAAAATTCCATGAAGATGCAAGACCGTGGTCTATCAAGTGTGATATCGCCTTACCATGTGCCACTCAAAATGAGTTGAATGGTGACGAGGCAAAAACACTTGTTGAAAATGGATGTATTTGTGTAGGTGAAGGCGCTAACATGCCTTGTACGCCAGAGGCTATTGAACACTTCCTAGACAAGAAAATCCTATTTAGCCCAGGAAAAGCCAGTAACGCTGGTGGTGTTGCTACTTCTGGACTAGAGATGTCTCAAAACTCTTTGAGATACAGCTGGACTGCCGAGGAGGTTGACAATAGATTACATACAATCATGAACGACATTCACGAGGCATGTGTAAAATATGGAACTGACGAGGACGGTTTTACAGATTACGTAAAAGGCGCAAATATCGCTGGCTTCGTAAAGGTTGCAGATGCAATGTTAGCTCAAGGAGTCGTATAG
- the porZ gene encoding type IX secretion system anionic LPS delivery protein PorZ, whose amino-acid sequence MKIRLLFLLLFTSLASSQDFSSQWTGLFSFTRIIDIEQTDERIYAASENAVFVYDILSRTFTKITTVNGLSGDPISQIYYRESDDQLVIGYEDGLLQIVQDDVVLDIVAIRDKQVINPDRKRINEFKANDQLLYIATDFGIAIYDLDRLEFNDTYFIGDNGAQLRIKSIEIFDGFLYAASSGDGIRRADISDPFLIDFTNWSQTNMGSYDEVVALDSQIYAIDTAGALFRFAATSFVSTGYRFPSRSVDATVTNNQLTVTGSNFLQIIDVNENLLNDVRDINGDAYVFTAGDSNGDTIYIGTTTNGLVRLDRADFSTAEFIVADGPSRNRAFSLTTAPNTLWVGYGDYNLFFNPFPLEQFGVSRLVEEEWTNFTFDEVLNINSISSITIHPEIQDEVYINSMHNGVLEFVDGMAETLYGVNNSSLTSILPPATDFVRIPDSRFDREGNLWVLASLVDETLNRRSPTGQWTAIDVSQFVPTISETGGATKMTITNAGNIIFGTIDFGVIAFDPAENKFGDLREDIQEGNLVSNYVSEVTLDLNEQLWIGSNRGLRVLFNANSILSENPPDARPIIIEDQNGIPRELLKDEAILDIEVDGNNRKWVATASSGAFLFSPSGQETIFQFTKDNSPLPSNGVNDIAIDNTTGRVYFATDNGIVAFQGDRTSQPAEDLENVFAFPNPVKPGFDGNVTIDGLTDRARIKITDIEGNLVFEVVSQGGSVQWDTTSFNGNRVASGVYMLLISTDDNVETTVSKIMIIR is encoded by the coding sequence ATGAAAATTAGATTACTGTTTTTATTACTGTTTACCAGCCTTGCTTCTTCACAGGATTTTAGCAGTCAATGGACGGGACTTTTCTCCTTTACTCGCATCATAGATATTGAGCAAACGGATGAACGTATTTATGCGGCGAGTGAGAATGCGGTTTTCGTTTATGATATTCTTTCTCGTACGTTCACCAAGATCACCACGGTAAATGGTTTAAGTGGTGACCCTATTTCGCAAATTTATTATCGAGAAAGCGATGACCAATTGGTCATAGGGTATGAAGATGGTTTATTGCAAATCGTACAAGACGATGTCGTTCTGGATATAGTTGCGATAAGAGATAAACAGGTCATCAATCCTGACCGCAAACGCATCAATGAATTTAAGGCAAATGACCAGTTGCTGTATATCGCTACAGATTTTGGCATCGCCATTTACGATCTAGATCGATTGGAATTTAATGACACCTATTTCATAGGTGACAATGGCGCCCAATTGCGCATTAAGTCCATTGAAATTTTTGATGGGTTTCTATATGCCGCAAGTAGTGGTGACGGTATACGTCGCGCTGATATTTCAGACCCTTTTTTGATTGACTTTACCAATTGGTCCCAAACCAACATGGGTTCCTATGATGAGGTTGTAGCGCTGGATTCTCAGATTTATGCCATTGACACGGCAGGTGCCCTCTTCAGGTTTGCCGCGACTTCTTTTGTCTCTACAGGATACCGTTTTCCATCACGCAGTGTTGACGCGACAGTGACAAATAACCAGCTCACCGTGACTGGATCCAATTTTTTACAAATCATTGATGTCAACGAGAACCTCTTAAATGATGTTAGAGATATTAATGGTGACGCCTATGTCTTTACCGCAGGAGATTCTAATGGAGATACTATTTATATAGGAACGACTACAAACGGATTAGTACGATTGGACCGTGCAGATTTCTCAACTGCCGAGTTTATTGTGGCAGATGGACCATCACGCAATCGTGCTTTTTCACTTACCACAGCGCCTAATACCTTATGGGTAGGTTATGGTGATTATAATTTGTTTTTTAACCCGTTCCCGTTAGAGCAGTTTGGTGTTAGTAGATTAGTAGAAGAAGAATGGACTAATTTTACATTTGATGAGGTACTTAACATCAATAGTATTTCCAGCATCACGATCCATCCAGAAATTCAAGATGAAGTATATATCAACAGTATGCACAATGGTGTATTGGAGTTTGTGGACGGCATGGCAGAAACATTGTATGGAGTTAACAACAGTTCTTTGACCAGCATATTGCCACCAGCGACCGACTTTGTACGTATTCCAGATAGCAGGTTTGATAGAGAAGGTAATCTTTGGGTTCTTGCAAGTCTTGTCGACGAGACACTCAATCGTCGTTCTCCAACAGGTCAATGGACTGCCATCGACGTCTCTCAATTTGTTCCTACAATTAGTGAAACCGGTGGTGCGACAAAAATGACAATCACTAATGCTGGTAATATCATATTCGGCACTATTGATTTTGGTGTTATTGCTTTTGATCCTGCGGAGAATAAATTTGGTGACCTTAGAGAAGATATTCAGGAAGGCAATCTTGTGAGCAATTACGTGAGCGAGGTGACTCTAGATTTAAACGAGCAATTGTGGATAGGTAGTAATCGAGGATTGCGTGTACTCTTTAATGCTAATAGCATATTGTCTGAGAACCCACCAGATGCAAGACCCATAATCATTGAGGATCAGAATGGAATCCCACGGGAATTGCTTAAGGATGAGGCAATTCTAGATATTGAGGTGGATGGGAATAATAGAAAATGGGTTGCGACTGCAAGCTCTGGTGCGTTTTTATTCTCACCATCAGGCCAGGAAACTATCTTTCAATTTACTAAGGATAACTCACCGCTACCTTCCAATGGTGTAAATGATATTGCTATTGATAATACAACGGGCCGCGTCTATTTTGCAACAGATAATGGTATTGTAGCATTTCAAGGTGATCGCACCAGCCAGCCAGCAGAGGATCTAGAAAATGTCTTTGCATTTCCTAATCCTGTAAAACCTGGTTTTGATGGTAATGTTACCATAGATGGATTAACTGATCGCGCACGCATCAAGATCACTGATATAGAAGGAAATCTTGTTTTTGAAGTCGTATCACAAGGTGGTAGTGTCCAGTGGGATACCACGAGCTTTAACGGCAACCGCGTTGCTTCTGGAGTATATATGCTGCTCATTTCTACTGATGATAATGTGGAAACTACGGTTTCCAAAATCATGATTATTC
- a CDS encoding THC0290_0291 family protein, with protein MNSRFAGILFLLFLSTCMNISQAQLGFSHEVGVIAGPVAFQSDYGERYDFDTNKGNVGIGIGLVHYINFAYRADCNCYSRDTYWNDHFKIRSQLAYHVTTLNHLSELSERNSIGGLQLRSMEGKAKVFEAGAHLEYYPFSIRDFQNGGYKWAPYIGLGLHYANYKPEAESSLGPLGNSITTFPTFIDRIDTDRGSTLAYVADLGVRYKLTPLSDLLISSAWHYYDDNYVDGLSPNNPNNRNDDWIWWFNIGFIYYL; from the coding sequence ATGAATAGCAGGTTTGCTGGAATACTTTTTTTGCTCTTCTTGAGCACCTGCATGAATATTTCACAGGCGCAACTAGGTTTTTCTCATGAAGTAGGCGTTATCGCCGGCCCAGTTGCTTTTCAAAGCGATTATGGTGAACGTTATGACTTTGATACTAATAAAGGAAATGTTGGTATAGGAATAGGGCTGGTTCACTACATCAACTTTGCCTACCGTGCAGACTGTAATTGCTACAGCCGTGACACCTACTGGAACGACCATTTCAAAATTAGATCCCAACTCGCCTATCACGTGACCACCTTAAATCACTTGAGCGAACTTTCAGAACGCAACAGTATAGGTGGTTTACAGCTACGTTCTATGGAAGGTAAGGCTAAGGTCTTTGAAGCCGGCGCACACCTAGAGTATTATCCTTTTAGCATTCGTGATTTCCAAAATGGCGGTTACAAATGGGCTCCATATATAGGCTTAGGCTTGCACTATGCCAACTACAAACCAGAAGCGGAAAGTTCTCTAGGACCATTAGGCAACAGTATCACTACATTTCCCACGTTCATCGATCGTATCGATACCGATCGTGGCAGCACACTGGCTTATGTGGCAGATCTAGGCGTGAGATACAAATTGACTCCATTGAGCGATTTGTTGATCTCCTCTGCCTGGCATTATTATGATGACAACTATGTGGACGGCTTGAGTCCTAACAATCCCAACAATCGCAATGACGACTGGATCTGGTGGTTCAACATAGGATTCATATATTATTTGTAG
- a CDS encoding glycosyltransferase family 2 protein: MINNQKIVVVLPAYNAEKTLEKTFNEIPFDIVDEVILVDDHSTDRTTDFARKLGIKNILRHKQNKGYGANQKSCYNAALELNADIVIMLHPDYQYTPKLIHSMAFLIANDVYKVVLGSRILGKGALNGGMPLYKYVANRWLTLFQNILMNQKLAEYHTGYRAFSKSILQKINFEKNSDDFIFDNQLLAQICMMNYEIAEITCPTKYFEEASSINFSRSVKYGIGVIEVSIRYFLHRNFKVKSLIFLND; encoded by the coding sequence ATGATAAACAATCAAAAGATAGTTGTGGTGCTTCCTGCTTACAACGCAGAAAAGACTCTTGAAAAAACATTCAACGAAATTCCATTTGACATTGTTGATGAGGTCATATTAGTGGATGATCATAGTACTGATAGAACGACTGACTTTGCTAGAAAATTAGGAATTAAAAATATACTAAGACACAAGCAGAATAAAGGATATGGTGCTAATCAAAAGAGTTGTTACAATGCCGCTTTAGAACTAAACGCTGACATTGTTATAATGCTGCACCCAGATTATCAATATACACCTAAGCTTATTCACTCAATGGCTTTTCTTATAGCAAATGACGTTTATAAAGTAGTATTAGGATCGAGGATTTTAGGGAAAGGTGCTCTCAATGGCGGTATGCCTTTGTATAAATATGTCGCAAATCGATGGTTAACTCTATTTCAAAATATTTTGATGAATCAAAAACTTGCCGAATACCACACTGGTTATCGTGCCTTTTCAAAAAGTATCTTACAAAAGATAAATTTCGAGAAAAATTCTGATGATTTTATTTTTGATAATCAGTTGTTAGCACAAATTTGCATGATGAATTATGAAATAGCCGAAATAACCTGTCCCACAAAATATTTTGAAGAAGCATCCTCAATTAATTTTTCAAGAAGCGTCAAGTATGGAATAGGTGTAATTGAAGTATCTATAAGGTACTTTTTACACCGTAATTTTAAAGTAAAATCATTAATTTTTTTAAATGATTAA